Proteins co-encoded in one Nicotiana sylvestris chromosome 7, ASM39365v2, whole genome shotgun sequence genomic window:
- the LOC104244878 gene encoding uncharacterized protein yields MGKSLKHQDPSISPENPKGCMWGILHNLNHNRWQQVRKHLPHKRQGCGKQIAVVEDVGDNATTTDSGDMQERVEGRLENSSIVAKTIEPVQVSKSSMLSRIRSLITEETTKKKGRHRRSSSCPIQLERTNSIHHLDLADLQSSHEIPLSDKTLEKENYSVASLLDPPTKKTREPIESENMRKDLSSLQLHSTQASKSRFDFIKSVSFPSRGSRGRRSARSRNHKNKLECDYHAKGENESGFAEQLNSHSVTSTDLSSEDDDVGQHVVKRLESFNNVSPRSPHAEKKHHESKLILDRFKNLRRKIRHAIKESRKDRRIIMDAVLHKVPHGRGSSKKGNNIVEEKTTDRHVKYFPGSTCTHCSSPFSKSEMKYFRRTSSVNESLDRYNQLLDTCFYREEKQNFFDRSSFRASRSPSPARSRSPIGSLERILSMPDLRYYSSFKFDDSPEPGYSSYKLARAASSNNISVGSTKSNEQKSFNIPLGSENQTEEGYYSDSKSTIFLDVNETFDDFGGLKTDETSSSVENVNGVTSSLNSTLDKSIPLPDIIFQNATSPANLSASQGAEEDTVNTDKKGISASELNRIHLQIQVDKRYKPEFNYVKDVLELSGFSGNDQFLGKWHSTDHPVNPSVFEELEICADMSCDQLLLFDLVNEVLLQIYERSCSYWPKSLTCRSFIHTMPVGYHVLGEVWTDINSCLESEMKIDQPIDDAVSRDLAKDETWMNLQFDAVCVGLELEDLILDDLIEELIFI; encoded by the exons ATGGGAAAGAGCTTGAAACATCAAGATCCTAGTATTAGTCCAGAAAATCCTAAGGGATGCATGTGGGGAATACTTCACAATTTGAATCACAACCGATGGCAACAAGTCAGGAAACACCTTCCACATAAAAGGCAGGGCTGTGGAAAGCAGATTGCTG TGGTTGAAGATGTAGGGGATAATGCAACAACTACTGATTCTGGTGATATGCAAGAAAGAGTAGAAGGCAGATTGGAGAATTCCTCT ATTGTAGCGAAAACTATAGAGCCTGTTCAAGTGTCCAAAAGTTCGATGTTATCGCGGATAAGATCTTTGATTACTGAAGAGACAACTAAGAAAAAGGGTAGGCATCGCAGAAGCTCATCGTGTCCTATACAGCTCGAACGAACTAATTCTATTCATCATCTAGATCTTGCTGATCTACAATCTTCTCATGAAATTCCCTTAAGTGACAAGACTTTGGAGAAGGAGAATTATTCTGTTGCCAGTCTATTAGACCCTCCGACAAAAAAGACACGCGAGCCTATTGAATCAGAAAACATGAGAAAGGACTTATCTTCACTGCAGCTACATAGCACTCAGGCTTCCAAATCAAGGTTTGACTTTATCAAGTCGGTTTCGTTTCCTTCACGTGGATCACGGGGAAGAAGATCTGCTAGGTCAAGGAATCATAAGAACAAGTTGGAATGTGACTATCATGCAAAAGGGGAAAATGAGTCCGGTTTTGCAGAACAATTGAATAGCCATTCAGTGACATCAACAGATTTGAGTAGCGAAGATGATGATGTTGGACAACATGTGGTGAAAAGACTTGAATCATTTAACAACGTCTCTCCACGTTCACCTCATGCAGAAAAGAAACATCACGAGAGTAAACTCATCCTCGATCGTTTTAAGAATCTACGGAGAAAAATAAGGCACGCAATTAAGGAGAGTAGAAAGGACAGGCGAATTATCATGGATGCTGTCCTTCATAAGGTTCCACACGGTCGTGGATCATCCAAAAAGGGAAACAATATAGTTGAGGAGAAAACTACAGATAGACATGTGAAATACTTCCCGGGAAGTACTTGTACTCATTGCAGTTCTCCGTTTAGCAAGAGTGAAATGAAATATTTTAGGAGAACATCATCTGTCAATGAATCATTGGACAGATATAATCAATTACTTGACACCTGCTTCTATAGGGAAGAAAAACAGAATTTTTTTGATAGGTCGAGTTTTAGAGCATCTCGATCACCTTCACCAGCTAGAAGTAGAAGCCCTATAGGCAGCCTAGAGAGAATTCTTTCTATGCCTGATCTCAGGTATTACTCTTCTTTCAAATTTGACGACTCTCCTGAACCCGGTTACTCATCATATAAACTAGCTAGAGCTGCATCGAGCAACAACATAAGTGTCGGAAGTACCAAGTCCAACGAACAGAAGTCCTTCAATATCCCTTTAGGTTCAGAAAACCAAACTGAAGAAGGTTACTATTCGGATTCCAAGAGTACAATTTTTCTTGATGTCAATGAGACGTTTGATGATTTTGGTGGCTTAAAGACAGACGAGACCTCTTCCTCGGTTGAAAATGTTAATGGAGTCACTTCATCTCTTAATTCAACATTAGATAAATCAATTCCTCTTCCGGATATTATTTTTCAGAATGCTACTAGCCCAGCTAATCTCTCAGCATCTCAAG GTGCAGAAGAGGATACAGTGAACACCGATAAAAAAGGAATTTCAGCTAGTGAACTAAACAGAATTCATTTGCAAATTCAGGTTGATAAGAGATATAAACCTGAATTCAATTATGTAAAAGATGTACTAGAACTATCTGGCTTCAGTGGAAATGATCAGTTTCTAGGAAAGTGGCATTCTACTGACCATCCAGTGAATCCGTCAGTATTTGAGGAATTGGAAATTTGTGCTGATATGTCATGTGATCAACTGCTTTTGTTTGATTTAGTCAATGAGGTCTTGTTACAAATCTACGAGAGATCATGTTCCTATTGGCCAAAGTCGTTAACATGTCGTTCTTTTATCCATACAATGCCTGTTGGTTACCATGTCCTTGGGGAGGTTTGGACTGATATAAACTCGTGTCTCGAATCTGAAATGAAGATTGATCAACCAATTGATGATGCTGTTAGTCGCGATCTAGCAAAAGATGAAACTTGGATGAACCTTCAGTTTGATGCTGTGTGTGTTGGACTGGAGCTCGAGGATCTCATATTAGATGATCTTATAGAAGAACTGATTTTCATTTGA